A genomic region of Fervidobacterium gondwanense DSM 13020 contains the following coding sequences:
- the panC gene encoding pantoate--beta-alanine ligase yields MRLVHTVSEMKRITKELREKNKTIGFVPTMGYLHKGHLSLVEQARKENDVVVVSIFVNPTQFGPNEDYSRYPRDLERDLRLLEPLGVDYVFNPPVEEMYPQFYSVYVDEIELSKYLCGASRPGHFRGVCTVVAKLFNIVKPTRAYFGQKDAQQFRVLKRMVENLNMDVEMIEMPIVREEDGLAMSSRNVYLNEEERKEATRLYKSLLKAKEMIESGERNVNKIKEEMLKILDHPLLRIDYVEIADEKTLTPVESIDGKVLIALAVFVGKARLIDNMIFDV; encoded by the coding sequence ATGCGCCTTGTTCACACGGTATCAGAAATGAAGAGAATAACAAAAGAGCTCAGAGAGAAAAATAAGACGATAGGTTTCGTACCAACGATGGGTTACCTTCATAAGGGACATCTCAGTTTAGTTGAGCAGGCACGCAAAGAAAATGATGTTGTTGTAGTCAGTATCTTTGTTAATCCAACACAGTTCGGTCCAAATGAAGATTACAGCAGATATCCTCGGGATTTGGAAAGAGATTTGAGGTTACTTGAACCTCTCGGAGTCGATTATGTCTTCAACCCTCCTGTTGAGGAGATGTATCCACAATTCTACTCAGTTTACGTCGATGAAATCGAGCTTTCAAAGTATCTGTGCGGTGCAAGCAGGCCGGGTCATTTTAGAGGCGTCTGCACGGTTGTTGCGAAGTTATTCAACATAGTGAAGCCGACAAGAGCATACTTCGGTCAAAAGGATGCACAGCAGTTTAGGGTACTTAAGAGAATGGTTGAGAACTTGAATATGGACGTTGAGATGATAGAAATGCCAATAGTTAGGGAAGAAGATGGATTGGCAATGTCGTCGAGGAATGTCTACCTGAACGAAGAGGAAAGAAAAGAAGCAACGAGGTTATATAAGTCTCTTCTGAAAGCTAAAGAAATGATTGAATCTGGGGAAAGAAACGTGAATAAAATAAAAGAGGAAATGCTTAAAATATTGGACCATCCACTTCTTAGAATTGACTATGTCGAAATTGCCGATGAAAAGACGCTTACACCTGTTGAATCAATCGACGGAAAGGTGTTGATAGCGCTCGCAGTATTTGTTGGAAAAGCGAGATTGATAGATAATATGATATTTGATGTATGA
- the xseA gene encoding exodeoxyribonuclease VII large subunit, whose product MENLRQSDLLDFPTLREFVEYIHARLKETDILNQRYKFSADVVKVKPYNGSLYITVSQESPGNKKTELTVYVWQGVASSILKYLSAFGVKSIYDLEHKKWEFQGKLSFYPDRFQFSFWADSIAPQGESDILKRRQKIKEDLLKQGLLMQEVHNLSELEPIKLIAVVTSRTAQGYFDFLSNLLVPDAYKPVIHLYESSMQGVSTAQEVTAALNRIVEFCSVSNKKYDVVVIIRGGGGPSDLMYFDDYELAVKVARMNDFIPVLTGIGHEKDETVIDYVAWRRFPTPTAVAKEISLQIKNYLDEVDNGYRELQQNILNVIRITENELQSNTYNTLRDTLRSNILRNAKNISDSAKNFTRLINLEAFEKKFSFDFTRSVSRNLNLKMSEMNQNIENSVSFFDSNLSLKLKDVTAKMELYGTLSANLDRIYLSLLDKVQSVKNELDNVAGSMVVLSMGGVLITKDGKLVKSKKETTAGETVRINFIDGRVDAKII is encoded by the coding sequence GTGGAGAATTTAAGGCAAAGTGATTTGCTTGATTTTCCAACTTTAAGGGAATTTGTCGAATATATCCATGCAAGGCTGAAGGAAACGGATATACTGAATCAAAGATACAAATTCAGTGCGGATGTTGTGAAAGTAAAGCCGTACAACGGTTCGCTTTACATCACTGTTTCGCAAGAAAGTCCTGGAAATAAAAAGACAGAACTTACTGTTTACGTCTGGCAAGGTGTGGCAAGTAGCATTCTCAAGTACCTCTCAGCTTTTGGTGTCAAAAGCATCTATGATTTAGAACATAAGAAATGGGAGTTTCAGGGCAAGTTATCTTTTTACCCTGATAGGTTCCAGTTCAGCTTCTGGGCTGATTCAATAGCACCACAAGGTGAATCAGACATTCTCAAAAGAAGACAGAAGATAAAAGAAGACCTTCTTAAACAAGGTTTGTTGATGCAGGAGGTTCACAATCTGTCGGAACTTGAGCCTATAAAACTCATAGCCGTGGTTACGTCCAGAACTGCACAGGGATATTTCGATTTCCTCTCAAATCTTTTGGTTCCGGATGCCTACAAGCCCGTAATACACCTCTACGAGTCTTCGATGCAGGGTGTGTCGACAGCACAAGAAGTCACTGCGGCTCTGAACAGAATTGTAGAGTTTTGTAGTGTGTCAAATAAGAAGTATGATGTGGTCGTAATCATCCGCGGTGGTGGAGGACCAAGCGATCTGATGTACTTTGACGATTATGAACTCGCAGTGAAAGTAGCGCGGATGAACGATTTCATACCGGTACTCACAGGCATTGGTCACGAAAAAGACGAAACGGTTATAGACTACGTTGCTTGGAGAAGATTTCCGACACCGACCGCTGTTGCCAAGGAGATATCGCTACAGATAAAGAACTACCTCGACGAGGTTGATAATGGTTATAGAGAACTTCAACAAAATATTTTGAATGTCATAAGGATTACTGAGAATGAATTGCAATCCAATACTTACAATACGCTCCGGGATACGCTGAGGAGTAATATCCTTAGGAACGCAAAGAATATTAGTGACAGTGCTAAGAATTTCACTCGACTTATTAACCTTGAAGCATTTGAAAAGAAATTTTCTTTCGATTTTACAAGAAGCGTTTCGAGGAATTTGAATTTGAAAATGTCAGAAATGAACCAAAACATCGAAAATTCAGTGAGTTTTTTTGATAGCAACCTTTCGTTAAAACTAAAAGATGTAACTGCGAAAATGGAGTTATATGGCACACTTTCAGCGAACTTAGACAGGATTTACCTGTCCTTATTGGACAAGGTACAATCTGTAAAAAACGAGCTCGATAATGTTGCAGGTTCTATGGTTGTTTTGTCTATGGGTGGTGTGCTTATCACGAAAGATGGTAAACTCGTAAAGTCTAAGAAAGAGACTACAGCGGGAGAGACAGTTAGAATCAATTTCATCGATGGTAGGGTGGATGCGAAAATTATATGA
- a CDS encoding exodeoxyribonuclease VII has translation MKSEEITVDKVLELKEADIEKLTFKELMDIIETIKGYFISTELDIEKQVVLYSKAITLLTKAREKLITIKKEKEEIDRKYEEFLKNVEEQ, from the coding sequence ATGAAATCTGAAGAGATCACTGTCGACAAAGTTTTGGAATTGAAAGAAGCAGATATTGAGAAACTCACTTTTAAAGAGCTTATGGATATAATAGAGACCATCAAAGGCTATTTCATTTCAACAGAACTTGATATAGAAAAACAAGTAGTCCTTTATTCAAAAGCGATAACTCTTCTCACAAAGGCTCGTGAGAAATTAATAACCATTAAGAAAGAAAAAGAAGAAATAGACAGAAAATACGAAGAGTTTTTAAAAAATGTTGAGGAGCAGTGA
- a CDS encoding TIM-barrel domain-containing protein: MIKKLVYGIPKVNSEAVIKQRVRKSVSSDYSDLFQDVAIEKAQDNGKPLLVLKRKHIMDGYFFGFGDKVGPMDRKGRKYIFWNTDNFTHHPTSDPLYKSFPFFIFVSKDLKKMYGCFTDYPGYMEIDLNSKNDGILTFKVLGEGFNQYIIEGKSIHEIVKEYLELTGDNIAFPIWAFGYQQSRWSYFNENEVFDIAKNFREKKIPCDVIYLDIDYMEKYKVFTWSKENFPNYKNMLEKLHKDGFKVVSILDPGVKVEKDYFAFEEGKDKYFLKGKDRKDLEGAVWPGRVRFPDFRNAEVRRWWAKNAKKYLDDGIDGFWNDMNEIAIFATEGDLEEARERLRNAKLEDGINLAGTLGSIGEIGRRGHGDDIVHLDGIEHWKVKNTYGFNMQRATSEMLQQENRRPFLITRSAYSGIQRYGGVWTGDNHSWWEHILQETVRLNSLSLCGVFYSGCDVGGFGGDVNAELLIRFMQLGLFTPMFRNHSAIGTARQEPWQFGPEVEELLKNVIRWRYKLLPYIYTQYMLGILNRKPLIRPMFLDYAREEAFNLEDQFIFGDSIIVAPIYRPNTQKRLVWLPKKAINIFNGNVHKAGWNIVETPIEHIPAFQIVNTAVPTMEPTEYVDMPKVKKISWRVFRTNQKSKVYGYFYEDDGKTLDYLKGDYNLKKVTIEDDTVTIETLNDGYKTMEREWEFEVVDARGNIKILKAVVGSSGEFKAK, encoded by the coding sequence TTGATAAAGAAATTAGTCTACGGAATTCCGAAGGTGAATAGCGAAGCAGTGATTAAGCAGAGAGTAAGGAAGTCAGTGTCTTCTGACTATTCTGATCTATTTCAAGATGTGGCCATTGAAAAGGCCCAAGACAATGGAAAGCCTCTTCTTGTTCTTAAACGCAAGCACATAATGGATGGATATTTCTTTGGATTCGGCGATAAGGTTGGACCGATGGACAGAAAGGGTAGAAAATACATATTCTGGAATACGGACAACTTTACACACCACCCCACTTCCGACCCTCTTTATAAGAGTTTTCCATTTTTTATCTTTGTCTCAAAGGACTTGAAGAAGATGTACGGTTGTTTCACTGATTATCCAGGCTACATGGAGATAGATTTAAATTCAAAAAACGACGGGATATTGACGTTCAAAGTCCTCGGAGAAGGTTTCAATCAATATATAATAGAGGGGAAATCAATTCATGAAATCGTCAAAGAGTATCTGGAACTAACAGGCGACAATATAGCGTTCCCAATCTGGGCGTTTGGATATCAGCAATCACGATGGAGCTATTTCAACGAAAACGAAGTGTTCGATATAGCGAAAAATTTTAGAGAGAAGAAAATACCGTGTGATGTTATATATCTTGACATAGATTATATGGAAAAATACAAAGTGTTCACTTGGAGCAAGGAGAATTTTCCAAATTACAAGAACATGTTGGAAAAGCTTCATAAAGATGGCTTCAAGGTAGTTTCTATACTTGACCCGGGTGTGAAGGTTGAGAAAGATTACTTCGCCTTCGAAGAAGGTAAAGATAAGTACTTTTTGAAGGGAAAAGATAGAAAAGATTTGGAAGGGGCTGTTTGGCCCGGTAGAGTTAGATTCCCGGATTTCAGGAATGCGGAAGTGCGAAGATGGTGGGCTAAGAATGCAAAGAAATATTTAGACGATGGAATAGACGGCTTTTGGAACGATATGAACGAAATTGCTATATTTGCTACCGAGGGTGATTTAGAAGAGGCAAGGGAACGGTTGAGGAATGCTAAACTTGAAGATGGAATAAATCTTGCCGGAACGCTTGGAAGCATAGGTGAAATAGGCAGAAGGGGACATGGGGACGATATAGTACACCTCGATGGAATTGAGCACTGGAAGGTTAAAAACACCTACGGTTTCAACATGCAACGCGCAACTTCGGAGATGTTGCAACAGGAAAATAGAAGACCATTCTTGATTACGAGGTCGGCATATTCTGGAATCCAGAGATACGGTGGTGTCTGGACTGGCGATAATCATAGCTGGTGGGAACACATACTCCAAGAGACAGTGAGACTGAATTCACTTAGTTTATGCGGAGTGTTTTACAGCGGATGCGATGTTGGAGGATTCGGTGGAGATGTCAATGCCGAGTTGCTTATAAGATTCATGCAATTGGGCTTGTTCACACCGATGTTCAGAAACCATTCGGCTATTGGAACAGCAAGACAAGAGCCGTGGCAATTTGGGCCAGAAGTTGAAGAATTGCTCAAAAATGTTATAAGGTGGAGATACAAACTCTTGCCATACATATACACTCAGTACATGCTCGGCATTCTGAACAGAAAGCCACTCATTAGGCCTATGTTCCTTGATTATGCCAGAGAGGAAGCGTTTAATTTAGAGGACCAGTTTATCTTCGGCGACAGCATTATAGTTGCACCAATTTATAGACCAAACACACAGAAGAGATTAGTATGGCTTCCAAAAAAGGCGATTAATATTTTCAATGGAAATGTTCACAAAGCTGGTTGGAACATTGTTGAAACACCGATTGAACACATACCCGCCTTCCAAATTGTAAATACTGCTGTTCCAACGATGGAACCAACAGAATACGTTGATATGCCGAAAGTTAAAAAGATCAGTTGGAGAGTGTTCAGAACAAACCAGAAATCGAAGGTTTATGGATATTTCTACGAAGACGATGGAAAAACGCTCGATTATTTGAAAGGTGATTACAACCTCAAGAAAGTTACTATTGAGGATGATACAGTAACAATAGAGACTTTGAACGACGGATATAAGACTATGGAGCGAGAGTGGGAGTTCGAAGTCGTTGATGCACGAGGTAACATAAAAATTCTGAAGGCAGTGGTGGGAAGCAGTGGAGAATTTAAGGCAAAGTGA
- the dprA gene encoding DNA-processing protein DprA, translating into MKQYDSVTIAVLSRVFKKGVEEIDEYIQYGSQALQSILENSEDYRMVRARVVEYLSKNRDTSLITYWDEQYPEDLKHITHPPVCLFVRGNSEFLASSMFAIVGTRKITSYGKVVTEMFATELAKHFVIVSGMAYGVDTVAHYSALKVKRSTIAVLGSGIDYVYPKSNKSLYEEIIKNGCVVSEYLPWEEPKKYTFVERNRIISGLSKGVLVTEASIDSGALITAKFGLEQGKDIFAVPGDILRQTSTGPNYLIKSGAFLVTEPQDILDYYGFKNHRKLIELSEEEKELLESIVEESTIDSIVSRTGRAFSHVMLLLTTLELKGVVSRTERGNYIRLK; encoded by the coding sequence ATGAAACAATACGATTCTGTCACTATTGCAGTGCTTTCGAGAGTTTTCAAGAAGGGCGTAGAAGAGATTGATGAGTATATTCAATACGGTAGTCAAGCTCTTCAAAGTATTCTTGAAAATTCAGAAGACTATCGCATGGTTAGAGCGAGGGTTGTGGAATACCTCTCGAAGAATCGAGATACATCTTTAATAACTTACTGGGATGAACAATATCCGGAGGATTTGAAGCATATCACTCATCCTCCGGTTTGTTTATTCGTTAGAGGAAATTCAGAATTCTTAGCTTCAAGCATGTTTGCGATCGTTGGTACGAGGAAGATAACGAGCTACGGAAAGGTTGTAACGGAAATGTTTGCCACAGAATTGGCAAAGCATTTTGTGATCGTAAGCGGCATGGCTTACGGAGTTGACACAGTTGCGCATTACTCAGCATTGAAAGTAAAGAGGTCGACAATAGCGGTGCTTGGTAGTGGCATAGACTACGTTTATCCTAAATCCAACAAATCACTTTACGAAGAAATAATAAAGAATGGTTGCGTTGTTAGTGAATACTTACCTTGGGAGGAACCGAAAAAGTACACGTTTGTTGAGAGAAATCGTATAATATCTGGTCTTTCAAAAGGTGTCCTCGTAACCGAGGCGAGTATTGATAGCGGTGCGCTCATTACTGCCAAATTTGGACTCGAACAAGGAAAAGATATATTTGCAGTACCAGGCGATATCCTTAGACAGACGTCGACTGGTCCTAATTACCTGATTAAGAGTGGAGCGTTTTTGGTTACCGAACCGCAAGACATATTGGATTATTACGGTTTCAAGAACCATCGCAAATTGATCGAGTTATCTGAGGAAGAAAAGGAGCTTCTGGAATCAATAGTAGAAGAATCGACGATAGACAGCATCGTAAGTCGCACAGGAAGGGCGTTTTCCCACGTGATGTTGCTTCTGACAACTCTTGAGCTTAAAGGAGTTGTGTCCAGAACAGAGCGAGGAAATTACATACGTTTGAAATAA